From the genome of Helicobacter pylori, one region includes:
- the hypE gene encoding hydrogenase expression/formation protein HypE: protein MDSVTLACGNGGKETNALIERVFMPYLKEWISAFDEDAPKFKAHGEYCVSTDSFVITPLIFNGGDIGKLCVCGSANDVSVQGGEPLYLNMGFILEEGLEIPLLKHILQSIQKELFKANLKLLSLDTKVVPKGSVDKLFINTTCIGKIIKPGISSRHLKQGQAIIISDTIANHGASLFAMRHEIKLKTDLQSDCQLLYPLLKPLFLSDLKIHALRDATRGGLASVLNEWANSSRVKIVIEEEKIPLKEETKGICEILGLEPYALANEGVFVLALHQKDAPKALEILKINEKAKNACMIGEVFENPYPSVVLKNAWGFERILETPEGELLPRIC, encoded by the coding sequence ATGGATAGCGTAACTCTGGCATGCGGGAACGGAGGGAAAGAAACAAACGCTTTAATTGAGCGAGTCTTTATGCCCTATTTAAAAGAATGGATTAGCGCGTTTGATGAAGACGCCCCTAAATTTAAAGCTCATGGGGAATATTGCGTGAGCACGGATAGTTTTGTCATCACGCCCTTAATTTTTAATGGGGGCGATATAGGCAAGCTTTGCGTTTGCGGGAGCGCGAATGATGTGAGCGTGCAAGGGGGCGAACCTTTGTATTTGAATATGGGTTTTATTTTAGAAGAAGGCTTAGAAATCCCTCTTTTAAAACACATTCTACAATCCATACAAAAAGAATTGTTTAAAGCCAACCTAAAACTCCTCTCCCTAGACACTAAAGTCGTTCCAAAGGGGAGCGTGGATAAGCTTTTTATCAACACAACCTGTATTGGTAAAATCATCAAGCCAGGGATTTCTTCGCGCCATTTAAAACAAGGACAAGCCATTATCATAAGCGACACTATCGCTAACCATGGGGCAAGCTTGTTTGCGATGCGTCATGAAATCAAGCTTAAAACTGATCTGCAAAGCGACTGCCAACTGCTCTATCCCTTATTAAAACCCCTATTTTTAAGCGATCTCAAAATCCATGCCTTAAGAGATGCAACTAGGGGCGGGTTAGCGAGCGTGCTAAACGAATGGGCGAACAGCTCTAGAGTGAAAATCGTTATAGAAGAAGAAAAAATCCCCTTAAAAGAAGAAACTAAAGGGATTTGTGAGATTTTAGGGCTAGAACCCTACGCGTTAGCCAATGAGGGGGTGTTTGTTTTAGCGCTCCATCAAAAAGACGCCCCTAAAGCCTTAGAAATTTTAAAAATTAACGAAAAAGCTAAAAACGCTTGCATGATTGGCGAAGTGTTTGAAAACCCTTATCCTAGCGTGGTTTTAAAGAACGCATGGGGTTTTGAAAGGATCTTAGAAACGCCAGAAGGCGAATTATTGCCTAGAATTTGTTAA
- a CDS encoding DNA type IV secretion system protein ComB10: MNKWVKGALVFVGGFAAIITISLIYHQKPKAPLNNQSNLLNDDEVKYPLQDYTFTQSPQPIPTESSKDATIKALQEQLKAALKALNSKEMSYSKEETFKNPSIDPKTNTTPPKKDFSLKQLDLLAARITPFKQSPKNYEENLIFPMDNPKGIDGFTNLKEKDIATNENKLLRTITADKMIPAFLITPISSQIAGKVIAQVESDIFAHMGKAVLILKGSKVIGYYSNNNKMGEYRLDIVWSRIITPHGINIMLTNAKGADIKGYNGLVGELIERNFQRYGVPLLLSTLTNGLLIGITSALNNRGNKEEVTNFFGDYLLLQLMRQSGMGINQVVNQILRDKSKIAPIVVIREGSRVFISPNTDIFFPIPRENEVIAEFLK; this comes from the coding sequence ATGAATAAGTGGGTTAAGGGGGCGCTTGTTTTTGTAGGGGGTTTCGCAGCGATTATAACAATTTCTTTAATCTATCATCAAAAGCCAAAAGCCCCTCTAAATAACCAATCTAACCTTTTGAATGACGATGAGGTGAAATACCCCTTACAAGACTACACCTTCACTCAAAGCCCGCAGCCAATTCCTACAGAAAGCTCCAAAGACGCTACCATCAAAGCCTTACAAGAACAGCTAAAAGCCGCTTTAAAAGCCCTAAACTCCAAAGAAATGAGCTATTCTAAAGAAGAAACTTTTAAGAACCCTTCCATAGATCCAAAAACAAACACAACCCCCCCTAAAAAAGACTTTTCTTTAAAGCAATTGGATTTACTAGCCGCTCGCATCACCCCTTTCAAACAAAGCCCTAAAAATTACGAAGAAAACCTGATTTTCCCCATGGATAACCCTAAAGGCATTGATGGTTTTACTAACCTTAAAGAAAAAGACATTGCCACTAATGAAAACAAGCTTTTACGCACCATTACAGCCGATAAAATGATACCCGCCTTTTTGATCACGCCTATTTCTAGCCAGATCGCTGGTAAAGTCATCGCGCAAGTGGAGAGCGATATTTTTGCTCACATGGGCAAGGCCGTCTTAATCCTCAAAGGCTCTAAAGTCATAGGCTATTACAGCAACAATAACAAAATGGGCGAATACCGCTTGGATATTGTATGGAGCCGCATCATCACTCCCCATGGCATCAATATCATGCTCACTAACGCTAAAGGGGCGGACATTAAAGGCTATAACGGATTAGTGGGGGAATTGATTGAAAGGAATTTCCAGCGCTATGGCGTGCCATTACTGCTTTCTACTCTCACTAACGGCTTATTGATTGGGATCACTTCGGCTTTAAACAACAGGGGCAATAAAGAAGAGGTGACTAATTTCTTTGGGGATTATCTTTTATTGCAATTGATGAGGCAAAGCGGCATGGGGATCAATCAAGTGGTCAATCAAATTTTAAGAGACAAGAGCAAGATCGCTCCTATTGTGGTGATTAGAGAGGGGAGTAGGGTTTTCATTTCGCCTAATACTGACATCTTCTTTCCTATACCCAGAGAGAATGAAGTCATCGCTGAGTTTTTGAAGTAA
- a CDS encoding TrbG/VirB9 family P-type conjugative transfer protein, with protein MRKVLYALAGFLLAFSALKADDFLEEANETAPANLNHPMQDLNAIQGSFFDKNRSKMSNTLNIDYFQGQTYKIRLRYAMATLLFFSKPISDFVLGDKVGFDAKILESNDRILLIKPLQIGVDSNVSVIDNEGKIFSFYVFSTTFTSSKHPNLQVFIEDKNYYSNAFMKPQNKENILENALKNNKPLKEETKEKEEETITIGDNTNAMKIVKKDIQKGYRALKSSQRKWYCLGICSKKSKLSLMPEEIFNDKQFTYFKFDKKLALSKFPVIYKVVDGYDNPVNTRIVGDYIIAEDVSAKWTLRLGKDYLCIRFIKKGKNE; from the coding sequence ATGCGTAAGGTTTTATACGCTCTTGCGGGTTTTTTGTTGGCTTTTAGCGCTTTAAAAGCCGATGATTTTTTAGAAGAGGCTAACGAAACAGCCCCGGCGAATTTAAACCACCCCATGCAGGATTTAAACGCCATTCAAGGGAGCTTTTTTGATAAAAACCGCTCAAAAATGTCCAACACTTTGAACATTGATTACTTTCAAGGGCAAACCTATAAAATCCGCTTGCGTTATGCGATGGCGACCTTATTGTTTTTTTCAAAACCCATTAGCGATTTTGTTTTAGGGGATAAGGTGGGCTTTGATGCGAAAATCTTAGAAAGTAACGATCGCATTTTACTTATCAAACCCTTACAAATTGGCGTGGATTCTAATGTCAGCGTGATTGATAATGAGGGTAAGATTTTTTCTTTCTATGTGTTTTCTACCACTTTCACTAGCTCCAAACACCCTAATTTACAGGTTTTCATAGAAGATAAAAATTATTATTCCAACGCTTTTATGAAGCCGCAAAATAAAGAAAATATCCTTGAAAATGCCCTTAAAAACAACAAACCCTTAAAAGAAGAAACCAAAGAAAAAGAAGAAGAGACTATAACCATTGGCGATAACACTAATGCCATGAAAATCGTTAAAAAAGACATTCAAAAAGGCTATAGGGCTTTAAAAAGCTCTCAAAGGAAATGGTATTGTTTAGGGATTTGTTCTAAAAAATCCAAACTCTCCTTGATGCCTGAAGAAATTTTTAACGACAAGCAATTCACTTATTTTAAATTTGACAAAAAATTAGCGCTCTCTAAATTCCCAGTGATTTATAAAGTCGTTGATGGCTATGATAACCCGGTGAATACAAGGATTGTGGGCGATTACATTATCGCTGAAGATGTCTCGGCTAAATGGACTTTAAGGCTGGGCAAGGACTATTTGTGTATTCGTTTTATCAAAAAGGGTAAAAATGAATAA
- a CDS encoding mannose-1-phosphate guanylyltransferase/mannose-6-phosphate isomerase has protein sequence MKIKNILLSGGSGKRLWPLSRSLYPKQFLKLFGNESLFELSFKRNASLVDETLIVCNEKHYFLALEEIESEIKNKSVGFLLESLSKNTANAIALSALMSDSEDLLIVTPSDHLIKDIQAYENAIKKAIDLAQKGFLVTFGINIEKPNTEFGYIESPNGLDVKRFVEKPSLERAIEFQKSGGFYFNSGMFVFQVGVFLDELKKHAPNILKGCERAFESLENAYFFEKKIARLSEKSMQDLEDVSVDIALMQKSHKIKMVGLNAKWSDLGNFNALFEEVANEPKENVSLNQTPVFAKESQNNLVFSHKVSALLGVEDLAIIDTKDALLIAHKDKAKDLKVLVSEVETHNQELLQTHTKVYRPWGSYEVLHESGCYKVKILEVKPNARLSLQKHFHRSEHWVVISGMASVELDRQSFELQANESTYIPKNTLHRLANYGKIPLTIIEVQVGEYVGEDDIVRVDDDFNRQNQENLI, from the coding sequence ATGAAAATTAAAAATATCTTACTGAGTGGGGGGAGCGGAAAACGCCTGTGGCCTTTAAGCCGTAGCCTATACCCTAAGCAATTTTTAAAGCTTTTTGGCAATGAAAGCTTGTTTGAATTGAGTTTTAAAAGAAACGCTTCCTTAGTAGATGAAACGCTCATTGTGTGCAATGAAAAGCATTATTTTTTGGCCCTAGAAGAAATAGAAAGCGAAATCAAAAACAAAAGCGTGGGTTTTTTATTAGAGAGTTTGAGTAAAAACACCGCTAACGCCATTGCTTTGAGCGCTTTAATGAGCGATAGTGAAGATTTGCTCATTGTTACGCCAAGCGATCATTTGATTAAAGACATTCAAGCGTATGAAAATGCAATAAAAAAAGCGATTGATTTAGCCCAAAAAGGTTTTTTAGTCACTTTTGGGATCAATATTGAAAAGCCCAACACGGAGTTTGGGTATATTGAAAGTCCTAATGGTTTAGATGTCAAGCGATTCGTTGAAAAGCCAAGCCTAGAAAGAGCGATAGAGTTTCAAAAAAGCGGAGGTTTTTATTTCAATAGCGGCATGTTTGTTTTCCAAGTAGGCGTTTTTTTAGACGAATTGAAAAAGCATGCCCCTAATATTTTAAAGGGGTGTGAAAGAGCGTTTGAATCTTTGGAAAACGCGTATTTTTTTGAAAAAAAGATCGCTCGTTTGAGCGAAAAGAGCATGCAAGATTTAGAAGATGTGAGCGTGGATATAGCTTTAATGCAAAAAAGCCACAAAATCAAAATGGTAGGATTAAACGCCAAATGGAGCGATTTAGGGAATTTTAACGCTCTTTTTGAAGAAGTGGCTAACGAGCCTAAAGAAAATGTCAGCCTGAATCAAACTCCTGTTTTTGCCAAAGAGAGCCAGAATAATTTAGTGTTTTCTCATAAAGTGAGCGCTCTTTTAGGCGTTGAGGATTTAGCGATTATTGACACTAAAGACGCTCTTTTAATCGCTCATAAAGACAAGGCTAAAGATTTAAAAGTTTTAGTGAGCGAGGTAGAAACGCATAACCAAGAATTGTTGCAAACGCACACTAAAGTGTATCGCCCTTGGGGGAGCTATGAAGTCTTGCATGAGAGTGGTTGTTACAAGGTTAAGATTTTAGAAGTCAAACCTAACGCAAGGCTTTCTTTACAAAAGCATTTCCACAGGAGCGAACACTGGGTGGTGATTAGCGGGATGGCGAGCGTGGAGTTGGATCGCCAATCGTTTGAATTGCAAGCTAATGAATCCACTTATATCCCTAAAAACACCTTACACCGCTTGGCTAATTATGGCAAAATCCCTTTAACCATCATAGAAGTTCAAGTGGGCGAATATGTCGGTGAAGACGATATTGTAAGGGTTGATGATGATTTTAACAGACAAAATCAAGAAAATTTAATATAA
- the hypF gene encoding carbamoyltransferase HypF, with product MNKITLFGVVQGVGMRPFIYTLAQELELVGFVRNTQAALEIVLPVHQTESFLNALKKGLPPLALVGKILINPYDKALKSNDFRILESKNHPLNLLSQIPKDLGVCEDCLREIRDKNSPYFRYAFNSCAKCGARYSLLNALPYDRENSALKPFKLCGFCAFVYKDATNKRFHIQGISCKKCGITLNYKRFKNDDALLECAKDIQKGKIIALKGLGGFALVCDARNFQTIERLRLLKNRPLKPFALMFKDLNTAKQHAFLDALECESLNSASTPILLARKKPNTQLAQNIAKNSPFYGVILPYTPLHALLLDLLDFPIVFTSANFSSLPLASDEKEIDSLHFIFDFKLTHNRAIIHRIDDSIAQRVDNVIRPMRLARGFAPLYLTLPKRSNCSPKKILALGAEQKGHFSLLDSATSILLLSPFCGNLSVLENEKHFKETLNFFLKTYDFKPTLLACDKHKNYTTTKMAFDFNTPLLQVQHHHAHFLASVLDALLQDPHLNHPFIGIIWDGSGAYENKIYGAECFVGDFECIKETARFEEFLLLGGQKAIKEPKRLVLEIALKHQLNKLFKRIQKHFKEDELEIFQQMHDRGIQSVATNSIGRLFDIVAFSLDLVGTISFEAESGQVLENLALQSDEIAFYPFKIKNGVVCLKEFYQAFEKDLGVLEPERIAKKFFNSLTEIISALIAPFKEHVVVCSGGVFCNQLLCEQLAKRFKNFQRKYFFHKHFPPNDSSIPVGQALMAYFNPTIIKKG from the coding sequence TTGAACAAAATCACGCTTTTTGGCGTGGTTCAAGGCGTGGGCATGCGCCCTTTTATTTACACCCTAGCTCAAGAATTAGAGCTTGTAGGCTTTGTGCGTAACACCCAAGCGGCTTTAGAAATCGTCTTACCCGTCCATCAAACAGAGTCTTTTTTAAACGCCCTAAAAAAAGGGTTGCCCCCTTTAGCGTTGGTTGGAAAAATCCTTATTAACCCTTATGATAAGGCACTCAAATCCAATGATTTTAGGATTTTAGAAAGCAAGAACCACCCCTTAAATTTGCTCAGTCAGATCCCTAAAGATTTAGGCGTGTGTGAGGATTGCTTGCGCGAAATTAGAGATAAAAACTCCCCCTATTTTCGTTACGCTTTCAATTCTTGCGCGAAGTGTGGGGCAAGATACAGCCTTTTAAACGCCCTACCCTATGACAGAGAAAACTCCGCCCTAAAACCTTTCAAACTCTGTGGGTTTTGCGCATTCGTTTATAAAGATGCCACTAACAAACGATTCCACATTCAAGGCATAAGCTGCAAAAAGTGCGGTATCACGCTCAATTATAAGCGATTTAAAAACGATGACGCTCTTTTAGAATGCGCTAAAGACATTCAAAAGGGTAAAATCATCGCTCTTAAAGGTTTGGGAGGCTTTGCTTTGGTGTGCGATGCGAGGAACTTTCAAACCATAGAAAGATTACGGCTTTTAAAAAACCGCCCCCTAAAACCTTTTGCGCTCATGTTTAAAGATTTAAACACCGCCAAACAGCATGCGTTTTTGGATGCATTAGAATGCGAGAGTTTAAATTCTGCAAGCACCCCCATTCTTTTAGCGCGTAAAAAACCTAATACGCAATTAGCCCAAAATATCGCTAAAAACTCCCCCTTTTATGGCGTCATCTTACCCTATACCCCTTTGCATGCTTTATTACTGGATTTATTGGATTTCCCTATTGTTTTTACGAGCGCAAATTTCAGCTCCCTCCCTTTAGCGAGCGATGAAAAAGAAATCGATTCGCTTCATTTTATTTTTGATTTTAAGCTCACGCACAACCGCGCTATTATTCACAGGATTGATGATAGTATCGCGCAGCGTGTGGATAATGTGATTCGCCCCATGCGTTTGGCTAGGGGGTTTGCCCCACTTTATCTCACTTTGCCCAAACGCTCTAATTGTTCGCCTAAAAAGATTTTAGCGCTTGGAGCGGAGCAAAAAGGGCATTTTAGCCTATTAGATAGCGCGACTTCCATTCTTTTACTCTCGCCTTTTTGTGGGAATTTGAGCGTTTTAGAAAATGAAAAACACTTTAAAGAAACTTTGAATTTTTTCTTAAAAACCTATGATTTTAAACCCACGCTATTAGCTTGCGATAAGCATAAAAACTACACCACCACTAAAATGGCTTTTGATTTTAATACGCCCTTGTTGCAAGTCCAGCACCACCATGCCCACTTTTTAGCGAGTGTCTTAGACGCGTTGTTGCAAGACCCGCATTTAAACCATCCTTTTATAGGAATCATCTGGGATGGGAGTGGGGCTTATGAAAATAAGATTTATGGGGCGGAGTGTTTTGTGGGGGATTTTGAATGCATTAAAGAAACCGCTAGGTTTGAAGAATTTCTGCTTTTAGGGGGGCAAAAAGCGATCAAAGAGCCTAAACGCTTGGTTTTAGAAATTGCTTTAAAACACCAACTCAATAAGCTTTTCAAGCGCATTCAAAAACATTTTAAAGAAGATGAATTAGAAATTTTTCAGCAAATGCATGACAGAGGAATTCAAAGCGTCGCTACCAATTCCATAGGGCGTTTGTTTGATATAGTAGCGTTTAGTTTGGATTTAGTGGGAACGATTAGCTTTGAAGCCGAGAGCGGGCAGGTTTTAGAAAATCTAGCCTTACAAAGCGATGAAATCGCCTTTTACCCTTTTAAAATCAAAAACGGCGTGGTGTGTTTGAAAGAATTTTATCAAGCATTTGAAAAGGATTTGGGCGTTTTAGAGCCTGAACGCATCGCTAAGAAATTTTTTAACAGCTTAACAGAAATCATTAGCGCTTTGATTGCGCCTTTTAAAGAGCATGTGGTGGTGTGCAGTGGGGGTGTGTTTTGCAACCAATTATTGTGCGAACAATTAGCCAAACGATTCAAAAACTTTCAAAGGAAGTATTTTTTCCATAAGCATTTCCCCCCTAACGATAGCAGTATCCCTGTCGGTCAAGCCTTAATGGCGTATTTCAACCCTACAATCATCAAAAAAGGATAA
- a CDS encoding GDP-L-fucose synthase family protein, with amino-acid sequence MNEVILITGAYGMVGQNTALYFKKNKPDVTLLTPKKSELYLLDKDNVQAYLKEYKPTGIIHCAGRVGGIVANMNDLSTYMVENLLMGLYLFSSALDLGVKKAINLASSCAYPKFAPNPLKESDLLNGSLEPTNEGYALAKLSVMKYCEYVSAEKGVFYKTLVPCNLYGEFDKFEEKIAHMIPGLIARMHTAKLKGEKNFAMWGDGTARREYLNAKDLARFIALAYDNIASMPSVMNVGSGVDYSIEEYYEKVAQVLDYKGVFVKDLSKPVGMQQKLMDISKQKALKWELEIPLEQGIKEAYEYYLKLLEV; translated from the coding sequence ATGAATGAGGTTATTTTAATCACCGGTGCCTATGGCATGGTGGGGCAGAACACGGCGTTGTATTTTAAAAAAAATAAGCCTGATGTTACTTTACTCACCCCTAAAAAGAGCGAATTGTATTTATTGGATAAAGACAATGTTCAAGCTTATTTGAAAGAATACAAGCCTACAGGCATTATCCATTGCGCCGGGAGAGTGGGGGGTATTGTCGCTAACATGAACGATCTTTCAACTTACATGGTTGAGAATTTACTGATGGGCTTGTATCTTTTTTCTAGCGCTTTGGATTTGGGCGTGAAAAAAGCCATTAATCTGGCGAGCTCTTGCGCTTATCCTAAATTCGCCCCTAACCCTTTAAAAGAAAGCGATTTATTGAACGGCTCTTTAGAGCCAACGAACGAAGGCTACGCTTTAGCCAAACTCTCTGTGATGAAGTATTGCGAGTATGTGAGTGCTGAAAAAGGCGTTTTTTATAAAACCTTAGTGCCTTGTAACCTTTATGGCGAGTTTGACAAATTTGAAGAAAAAATAGCACACATGATACCAGGGCTTATTGCCAGGATGCACACCGCTAAATTAAAGGGTGAAAAAAATTTTGCGATGTGGGGCGATGGCACTGCCAGAAGAGAATATCTAAACGCTAAAGATTTAGCGAGATTCATCGCTCTAGCTTATGATAATATCGCTTCAATGCCTAGCGTGATGAATGTCGGCTCTGGAGTGGATTACAGCATTGAAGAGTATTACGAAAAAGTCGCTCAGGTTTTAGACTATAAGGGCGTGTTTGTGAAAGACTTATCCAAACCTGTGGGCATGCAGCAAAAGCTTATGGATATTTCCAAACAAAAGGCTTTAAAATGGGAATTAGAAATCCCTCTAGAACAAGGCATCAAGGAAGCTTATGAGTATTATTTGAAGCTTTTAGAGGTTTGA
- a CDS encoding DNA-methyltransferase, translating into MIQIYHANAFEIIKDFYQQNLKVDAIITDPPYNISVKNNFSTLKSTKRQGIDFGEWDKNFKLLEWIARYAPLVNPNGCMIIFCSYRFISYIADFLEENGFVVKDFIQWVKNNPMPRNLNRRYVQDTEFALWAVKKKAKWVFNKPKNEKYLRPLILKSPIVSGNEKTPHPTQKSLALMEKIISIHTNPNDIVLDPFMGSGTTGLACKRLKRNFIGIESEKEYFQIAKKRLNLF; encoded by the coding sequence ATGATACAAATTTATCACGCTAACGCTTTTGAAATCATCAAAGATTTTTACCAGCAAAATTTAAAAGTGGATGCGATCATCACTGACCCTCCTTACAACATTTCGGTTAAAAACAATTTTTCCACCCTAAAGAGCACTAAAAGGCAAGGCATAGATTTTGGGGAATGGGATAAAAATTTCAAGCTTTTAGAATGGATCGCACGCTACGCCCCCTTAGTCAATCCAAACGGCTGCATGATTATTTTTTGCTCTTACAGGTTTATAAGCTATATCGCTGATTTTTTAGAAGAAAACGGCTTTGTGGTCAAAGACTTTATCCAATGGGTTAAAAATAATCCCATGCCAAGAAATCTTAACCGGCGCTATGTCCAGGACACGGAATTTGCCCTGTGGGCGGTTAAAAAGAAAGCTAAATGGGTGTTTAACAAACCAAAAAATGAAAAATATTTACGGCCCTTGATTTTAAAAAGCCCTATAGTGAGCGGGAATGAAAAAACGCCTCACCCCACGCAAAAAAGCCTGGCTTTAATGGAAAAAATCATTTCCATCCACACAAACCCTAATGACATCGTTCTAGATCCTTTCATGGGGAGCGGCACCACCGGCTTAGCGTGCAAGCGTTTAAAACGAAATTTTATCGGTATCGAATCAGAAAAAGAATATTTTCAAATCGCCAAAAAGCGTTTGAATTTGTTTTAA
- the gmd gene encoding GDP-mannose 4,6-dehydratase, whose amino-acid sequence MKEKIALITGVTGQDGSYLAEHLLNLGYEVHGLKRRSSSINTSRIDHLYEDLHSEHQRRFFLHYGDMTDSSNLIHLIATTKPTEIYNLAAQSHVKVSFETPEYTANADGIGTLRILEAMRILGLENKTRFYQASTSELYGEVLETPQNENTPFNPRSPYAVAKMYAFYITKNYREAYNLFAVNGILFNHESRVRGETFVTRKITRAASAIAYNLTDCLYLGNLDAKRDWGHAKDYVKMMHLMLQAPTPQDYVIATGKTTSVRDFVKMSFEFIGIGLEFQNTGIKEIGLIKSVDGKRADALKLNLSHLKTGKIVVRIDERYFRPTEVDLLLGDPTKAEKELGWVREYDLKELVKDMLEYDLKECQKSLYLQDGGYILRNFYE is encoded by the coding sequence ATGAAGGAAAAAATCGCTTTAATCACTGGGGTTACCGGCCAAGATGGGAGCTATCTGGCTGAACACTTGCTCAATTTGGGTTATGAAGTGCATGGGTTAAAAAGGCGCTCTTCTAGCATCAACACTTCTAGGATCGATCATCTGTATGAAGATTTACACAGCGAACACCAAAGGCGTTTCTTCTTGCATTATGGGGATATGACCGATAGTTCTAATCTCATCCATTTAATCGCTACCACTAAGCCTACAGAGATTTATAATTTAGCCGCTCAAAGCCATGTGAAAGTCTCTTTTGAAACCCCAGAATACACCGCTAACGCTGATGGTATTGGCACGCTAAGGATTTTAGAGGCCATGCGGATTTTAGGATTAGAAAATAAAACACGATTTTATCAAGCCAGCACGAGCGAATTGTATGGCGAAGTTTTAGAAACCCCACAAAATGAAAACACCCCCTTTAACCCGCGAAGCCCCTATGCGGTCGCTAAAATGTATGCCTTTTACATCACCAAAAATTACAGAGAGGCTTATAACTTGTTTGCGGTTAATGGCATTCTTTTTAACCATGAGAGTAGGGTAAGGGGCGAAACTTTTGTCACTCGTAAAATCACACGAGCCGCTAGCGCGATAGCGTATAACTTAACGGATTGCTTGTATTTAGGGAATTTAGACGCTAAAAGAGATTGGGGGCATGCCAAAGATTATGTGAAAATGATGCATTTAATGCTCCAAGCACCCACCCCACAAGATTATGTGATCGCTACAGGGAAGACCACAAGCGTGCGCGATTTTGTGAAAATGAGCTTTGAATTTATCGGTATTGGTTTAGAATTTCAAAATACAGGGATTAAAGAAATCGGTTTGATTAAAAGCGTTGATGGAAAAAGAGCGGACGCTTTAAAATTAAACTTAAGCCATTTAAAAACGGGCAAAATCGTGGTGCGCATAGACGAGCGCTATTTCAGACCCACTGAAGTGGATTTGCTTTTAGGCGATCCCACTAAGGCAGAAAAAGAGCTAGGCTGGGTTAGGGAATACGATTTAAAAGAGTTGGTTAAGGACATGTTAGAATACGATTTAAAAGAATGCCAGAAAAGCCTTTACTTGCAAGATGGGGGTTATATTTTAAGGAATTTTTATGAATGA
- a CDS encoding agmatine deiminase family protein, with translation MKRMLAEFEKIQAILMAFPHEFGDWAYCIKEARETFLNIIQTIAKHAKVLVCVHTSDTIGYETLKNLSGVEIARIDTNDTWARDFGAISIENHGVLECLDFGFNGWGLKYPSNLDNQVNSKLKNLGFLKHPLKTMPYILEGGSIESDGAGSILTNTQCLLEKNRNPHLNQNGIENMLKKELGAKQVLWYSYGYLKGDDTNSHTDTLARFLDKDTIVYSACEDKNDEHYTALKKMQEELKTFKKLDGTPYKLIPLEIPKAIFDANQQRLPATYVNFLLCNNALIVPTYNDPKDMLILNTLKQHTPLEVIGIDCNTLIKQHGSLHCVTMQLY, from the coding sequence ATGAAAAGAATGTTAGCGGAGTTTGAAAAAATCCAAGCGATTTTAATGGCGTTCCCCCATGAGTTTGGCGACTGGGCGTATTGCATCAAAGAGGCGAGAGAAACTTTTTTAAACATCATTCAAACCATAGCCAAACATGCCAAAGTGTTAGTGTGCGTCCATACTAGCGACACTATCGGCTATGAGACGCTTAAAAACTTATCTGGTGTAGAGATCGCCAGGATTGACACTAACGACACATGGGCTAGGGATTTTGGAGCGATCAGCATTGAAAATCATGGCGTTTTAGAATGCTTAGATTTTGGATTTAACGGCTGGGGGTTAAAATACCCGTCCAATTTAGACAATCAGGTGAATTCCAAGCTCAAAAATTTAGGGTTTTTAAAACACCCTTTAAAAACGATGCCCTATATTTTAGAGGGCGGGAGCATAGAAAGCGATGGGGCCGGGAGTATTTTAACCAACACCCAATGCCTGTTAGAAAAGAATCGTAACCCCCATTTGAATCAAAATGGAATAGAAAACATGCTTAAAAAGGAATTAGGGGCTAAACAAGTGCTGTGGTATTCTTATGGCTATCTCAAAGGCGATGACACCAATAGCCATACCGACACGCTCGCTCGCTTTTTAGATAAAGACACCATTGTTTATAGCGCATGCGAGGATAAAAACGATGAGCATTACACAGCCTTAAAAAAAATGCAAGAAGAATTAAAAACCTTTAAAAAACTGGATGGAACGCCCTATAAACTCATCCCCCTAGAAATCCCCAAAGCCATTTTTGATGCAAACCAACAACGCTTGCCGGCGACTTATGTGAATTTTTTATTGTGCAATAACGCTCTCATCGTGCCCACTTACAACGACCCTAAAGACATGCTCATTTTAAACACCTTAAAACAACACACGCCCTTAGAAGTGATAGGGATTGATTGCAATACCTTAATCAAACAGCATGGAAGCTTGCATTGTGTAACGATGCAACTTTATTGA